From the Corythoichthys intestinalis isolate RoL2023-P3 chromosome 13, ASM3026506v1, whole genome shotgun sequence genome, one window contains:
- the LOC130928939 gene encoding oocyte zinc finger protein XlCOF6-like isoform X1, which produces MCARRTPAAKFEAELCGAKAQRRHQLSTACKMQVKVVLRRLAGFSKYLGPDAQQLKREVQLPIKKEEVELPYVQEEDDITMSTGEPLNGEDGPSEVSRGTEPPSGSSSSTEGLQTQIFLAPSNRNGAMSHSPYKDDHGHKKSHSDGQLCKCSQCGKTFANNYTYCMHMRSHTGEKPFSCSVCGKRFTQKSTLNTHTKTHTGEKPFACSDCGKKFSRKSVLKSHTRTHTGEKPFSCSVCGKRFTQKCTLNTHTRTHTGEKPFSCSVCGRGFTRIPHLKAHTRTHTGEKPFSCYVCGQEFSHKGTLKAHTRTHTGEKPFSCSVCGQGFSQSSALKSHTRTHTGEKPFSCSVCGKGFSQSSALKSHTRTHTGEKPFSCSVCGHSFTEKKSLQIHTRTHTGEKPFSCSVCGHSFTEKKSLQIHTRTHTGEKPFSCSVCGHSFTEKKSLQIHTRTHTGEKPFSCSVCGKGFSQSSALKSHTRTHTGEKPFSCSVCGKGFSQSSALKSHTRTHTGEKPFSCSVCGQGFSHKGTLKVHTRTHTGEKPFSCSICGQGFTQIPHLKAHTRTHTGKKPFSCSDCGKRFTEKGALNTHTRTHTGEKPFSCSVCGQGFTQTHHLKVHTRTHTGEKPYSCSDCGKRFTEKGALNTHTRTHTGEKPFSCSVCGQGFTQIHHLKGHTRTHTGEKPFSCSVCGKKFARKDRTKRHVCIGVKISSQ; this is translated from the coding sequence GTTTCAGCAAATATCTTGGTCCTGACGCTCAACAACTAAAGAGAGAAGTacaacttccaatcaaaaaggaggaggtagAGCTGCCATACGTTCAAGAGGAGGACGATATCACCATGTCGACCGGTGAGCCCTTGAATGGCGAGGATGGTCCAAGTGAGGTCAGCAGAGGTACGGAGCCTCCAAGCGgcagcagcagctcaacagaaggaTTGCAAACACAGATTTTCCTCGCACCATCAAACAGAAATGGTGCCATGTCACACTCACCTTACAAGGATGATCATGGTCATAAGAAATCTCACAGTGACGGCCAACtctgcaaatgctctcagtgtgggaaaacctttgctaATAACTATACTTATTGTATGCATATGAGGAGCCACaccggtgaaaaacctttttcctgctcagtttgtggtaaaagattcactcagaagagcaccttaaacacacacacaaaaacacacactggtgaaaaaccttttgcctgctcagattgtggtaaaaaattcagTCGCAAGAGCGTCTTAAAAAGTCACACTAGAactcacactggtgaaaaacctttttcctgctcagtttgtggtaaaagattcactcagaagtgcaccttaaacacacacacaagaacacacactggtgaaaaacctttctcctgctcagtttgtggtcgaggATTCACTCGAATTCCCCACTTAAAagcacacacaagaacccacactggtgaaaaacctttttcctgctatgTTTGTGGTCAAGAATTCAGCCATAAGGGTACCTTAAAagcacacacaagaacccacactggtgaaaaacctttttcctgctcagtttgtggtcaaggatttagTCAGTCGAGTGCCTTAAAAtcccacacaagaacccacactggtgaaaaacctttttcctgctcagtttgtggtaaaggATTTAGTCAGTCGAGTGCCTTAAAAtcccacacaagaacccacactggtgaaaaacctttttcctgctcagtttgtggtcacagTTTCACTGAAAAGAAATCATTACAAATAcatacaagaacccacactggtgaaaaacctttttcctgctcagtttgtggtcacagTTTCACTGAAAAGAAATCATTACAAATAcatacaagaacccacactggtgaaaaacctttttcctgctcagtttgtggtcacagTTTCACTGAAAAgaaatccttacaaatacatacaagaacccacactggtgaaaaacctttttcctgctcagtttgtggtaaaggATTTAGTCAGTCGAGTGCCTTAAAAtcccacacaagaacccacactggtgaaaaacctttttcctgctcagtttgtggtaaaggATTTAGTCAGTCGAGTGCCTTAAAAtcccacacaagaacccacactggtgaaaaacctttttcctgctcagtttgtggtcaaggattcagccATAAGGGTACCTTAAAAgtccacacaagaacccacactggtgaaaaacctttttcctgctcaatttgtggtcaaggattcactcaAATTCCCCACTTAAAagcacacacaagaacccacactggtaaaaaacctttttcctgctcagattgTGGAAAAAGATTCACTGAGAAGGGTgccttaaacacacacacaagaacccacactggtgaaaaacctttttcttgctcagtttgtggtcaaggattcactcaAACTCACCacttaaaagtacacacaagaacccacacaggTGAAAAACCTTATTCCTGCTCAGATTGTGGGAAAAGATTCACTGAGAAGGGTgccttaaacacacacacaagaacccacactggtgaaaaacctttttcctgctcagtttgtggtcaaggattcactcaAATTCACCACTTAAaaggacacacaagaacccacactggtgaaaaacctttttcctgctcagtttgtggtaaaaaatttGCTCGCAAGGATCGGACTAAAAGACATGTGTGTATTGGTGTGAAAATTAGTAGCCAATGA
- the LOC130928939 gene encoding oocyte zinc finger protein XlCOF6-like isoform X2 encodes MSTGEPLNGEDGPSEVSRGTEPPSGSSSSTEGLQTQIFLAPSNRNGAMSHSPYKDDHGHKKSHSDGQLCKCSQCGKTFANNYTYCMHMRSHTGEKPFSCSVCGKRFTQKSTLNTHTKTHTGEKPFACSDCGKKFSRKSVLKSHTRTHTGEKPFSCSVCGKRFTQKCTLNTHTRTHTGEKPFSCSVCGRGFTRIPHLKAHTRTHTGEKPFSCYVCGQEFSHKGTLKAHTRTHTGEKPFSCSVCGQGFSQSSALKSHTRTHTGEKPFSCSVCGKGFSQSSALKSHTRTHTGEKPFSCSVCGHSFTEKKSLQIHTRTHTGEKPFSCSVCGHSFTEKKSLQIHTRTHTGEKPFSCSVCGHSFTEKKSLQIHTRTHTGEKPFSCSVCGKGFSQSSALKSHTRTHTGEKPFSCSVCGKGFSQSSALKSHTRTHTGEKPFSCSVCGQGFSHKGTLKVHTRTHTGEKPFSCSICGQGFTQIPHLKAHTRTHTGKKPFSCSDCGKRFTEKGALNTHTRTHTGEKPFSCSVCGQGFTQTHHLKVHTRTHTGEKPYSCSDCGKRFTEKGALNTHTRTHTGEKPFSCSVCGQGFTQIHHLKGHTRTHTGEKPFSCSVCGKKFARKDRTKRHVCIGVKISSQ; translated from the coding sequence ATGTCGACCGGTGAGCCCTTGAATGGCGAGGATGGTCCAAGTGAGGTCAGCAGAGGTACGGAGCCTCCAAGCGgcagcagcagctcaacagaaggaTTGCAAACACAGATTTTCCTCGCACCATCAAACAGAAATGGTGCCATGTCACACTCACCTTACAAGGATGATCATGGTCATAAGAAATCTCACAGTGACGGCCAACtctgcaaatgctctcagtgtgggaaaacctttgctaATAACTATACTTATTGTATGCATATGAGGAGCCACaccggtgaaaaacctttttcctgctcagtttgtggtaaaagattcactcagaagagcaccttaaacacacacacaaaaacacacactggtgaaaaaccttttgcctgctcagattgtggtaaaaaattcagTCGCAAGAGCGTCTTAAAAAGTCACACTAGAactcacactggtgaaaaacctttttcctgctcagtttgtggtaaaagattcactcagaagtgcaccttaaacacacacacaagaacacacactggtgaaaaacctttctcctgctcagtttgtggtcgaggATTCACTCGAATTCCCCACTTAAAagcacacacaagaacccacactggtgaaaaacctttttcctgctatgTTTGTGGTCAAGAATTCAGCCATAAGGGTACCTTAAAagcacacacaagaacccacactggtgaaaaacctttttcctgctcagtttgtggtcaaggatttagTCAGTCGAGTGCCTTAAAAtcccacacaagaacccacactggtgaaaaacctttttcctgctcagtttgtggtaaaggATTTAGTCAGTCGAGTGCCTTAAAAtcccacacaagaacccacactggtgaaaaacctttttcctgctcagtttgtggtcacagTTTCACTGAAAAGAAATCATTACAAATAcatacaagaacccacactggtgaaaaacctttttcctgctcagtttgtggtcacagTTTCACTGAAAAGAAATCATTACAAATAcatacaagaacccacactggtgaaaaacctttttcctgctcagtttgtggtcacagTTTCACTGAAAAgaaatccttacaaatacatacaagaacccacactggtgaaaaacctttttcctgctcagtttgtggtaaaggATTTAGTCAGTCGAGTGCCTTAAAAtcccacacaagaacccacactggtgaaaaacctttttcctgctcagtttgtggtaaaggATTTAGTCAGTCGAGTGCCTTAAAAtcccacacaagaacccacactggtgaaaaacctttttcctgctcagtttgtggtcaaggattcagccATAAGGGTACCTTAAAAgtccacacaagaacccacactggtgaaaaacctttttcctgctcaatttgtggtcaaggattcactcaAATTCCCCACTTAAAagcacacacaagaacccacactggtaaaaaacctttttcctgctcagattgTGGAAAAAGATTCACTGAGAAGGGTgccttaaacacacacacaagaacccacactggtgaaaaacctttttcttgctcagtttgtggtcaaggattcactcaAACTCACCacttaaaagtacacacaagaacccacacaggTGAAAAACCTTATTCCTGCTCAGATTGTGGGAAAAGATTCACTGAGAAGGGTgccttaaacacacacacaagaacccacactggtgaaaaacctttttcctgctcagtttgtggtcaaggattcactcaAATTCACCACTTAAaaggacacacaagaacccacactggtgaaaaacctttttcctgctcagtttgtggtaaaaaatttGCTCGCAAGGATCGGACTAAAAGACATGTGTGTATTGGTGTGAAAATTAGTAGCCAATGA